A genome region from Streptomyces pratensis includes the following:
- a CDS encoding FAD-dependent oxidoreductase: MQRIHIVGGGLAGLTAAVTAAESRAPVTVHEAHHTLGGRARTSDGPYLTNEGPHALYRGGPHWTWLEQRKLLGPFASVPPLEGTRFFFRRDGALRRTPPLPMLRLARRSPRQAPVDADFLSWATGQVGEEGARAAAHYMAVALFHHDPGSLSAAFVQERLRRATALPPEARYPVGGWAQLVDRMAARAWNLGVRIETTARVGPEDLARLRRSGPVIVATHLDSARTLLEDPALTWDSGRTALVDLALRTRRGDPFIVSDLDSPGWIERFTAQDPTLAPPGEQLIQAQIPLAPGTPRADAVRRAEDLLDLGFPGWRDRTTWRREALASGRTGAVDRPGTTWRDRPAVDRGDGILLAGDQVAAPGLLSEVAFNSGIEAAVLAVRQLGGTARETPRRTGTP, from the coding sequence ATGCAGCGCATCCACATCGTCGGCGGCGGCCTCGCCGGGCTGACCGCCGCCGTCACCGCCGCCGAGTCCCGGGCCCCGGTCACCGTCCACGAGGCCCATCACACCCTCGGCGGACGGGCCAGGACCTCGGACGGCCCCTACCTCACCAACGAAGGACCGCACGCCCTGTACCGCGGCGGACCGCACTGGACCTGGCTCGAACAGCGGAAACTCCTCGGCCCGTTCGCCTCCGTACCGCCCCTCGAAGGCACCCGCTTCTTCTTCCGCCGCGACGGCGCGCTGCGCAGGACCCCGCCCCTCCCCATGCTGCGCCTCGCCCGCCGCAGCCCCCGCCAGGCACCCGTCGACGCCGACTTCCTCAGCTGGGCCACCGGCCAGGTGGGCGAGGAGGGAGCCCGCGCGGCGGCGCACTACATGGCCGTGGCCCTCTTCCACCACGACCCCGGTTCGCTCTCCGCCGCCTTCGTCCAGGAACGCCTGCGCCGTGCCACCGCGCTGCCACCCGAGGCGCGCTACCCCGTCGGCGGCTGGGCGCAGCTCGTCGACCGGATGGCCGCCCGGGCATGGAACCTCGGCGTACGCATCGAGACCACCGCGCGCGTCGGCCCCGAGGACCTGGCACGCCTACGGCGCAGCGGCCCGGTGATCGTCGCCACCCATCTGGACTCCGCACGCACCCTGCTGGAGGACCCCGCCCTGACCTGGGACAGCGGCCGGACCGCCCTCGTCGACCTGGCCCTGCGGACCCGTCGCGGCGACCCGTTCATCGTCTCCGACCTCGACTCCCCCGGCTGGATCGAACGGTTCACGGCCCAGGACCCCACCCTCGCCCCGCCGGGCGAACAGCTCATCCAGGCCCAGATCCCCCTCGCCCCCGGCACCCCACGCGCCGACGCGGTACGCCGCGCCGAAGACCTCCTCGACCTCGGCTTCCCGGGCTGGCGCGACCGCACCACCTGGCGCCGCGAAGCACTCGCCTCCGGCCGCACCGGCGCCGTCGACAGGCCCGGCACCACCTGGCGGGACCGGCCTGCCGTCGACCGCGGCGACGGAATCCTGCTCGCGGGCGACCAGGTCGCCGCGCCGGGACTCCTCAGCGAGGTCGCGTTCAACAGCGGCATCGAAGCGGCCGTCCTGGCGGTGCGGCAACTCGGCGGTACGGCACGGGAGACCCCCCGCAGGACAGGGACCCCCTGA
- the cdgB gene encoding diguanylate cyclase CdgB, whose protein sequence is MEAESEPYVRLATMRQLHQAVADLNTARSLADTLQSVADGIVTGLGYELGCVNLVRPDGDLVVAAFAGNSAAEALITGRVGSRESWDRRLSMGEAWDELRFIPHTEGWVLLDDDVPQWHTEGPEPRFEDEWHPLDRLYAPMHASGGGLDLLGVISVDRPRNGRRPGAWGREALQMYASQAAIAISNARLRANMQRALVRLEREQQALRASEESFRQAFEYAPSGMAIAEMGGDQHGRLLRTNDALCRLLGRPASVLRRYSFADLVHPEDIGTLLRTSAEGGRAELRLGRRDSTYLWVSLRNSVVADTTDGPRFLLTHVEDIEERKRNELNLAHRASHDALTGLPNSAELRSRLSARLCERPHSVTSTAIEALDAAYGDVESPAHAYRMDGYEGEVAPGVGPYDHHVHIVAPDPAHDDGTKGLAVLFCDLDGFKSINDRFGHHAGDAVLIEVARRLTTCVRDGDTVARLGGDEFVVLADGLGAADAADLAVRLRNAIIPPIRVDGRAVRVGASFGIGWAECGMTDEEVLHSADQRMYVEKRSRSKVHRRAG, encoded by the coding sequence ATGGAGGCCGAGTCGGAGCCGTACGTCCGCCTTGCGACCATGCGGCAGCTGCACCAGGCCGTCGCTGATCTCAACACGGCACGGAGCCTGGCGGACACGCTGCAGTCCGTGGCCGACGGCATCGTCACGGGGCTCGGTTACGAGCTGGGCTGTGTGAACCTCGTCCGCCCCGACGGTGATCTCGTGGTCGCCGCGTTCGCCGGCAACAGTGCCGCCGAAGCCCTGATCACCGGCCGTGTGGGCTCCCGCGAGTCCTGGGACCGCAGGCTGTCGATGGGCGAGGCGTGGGACGAGCTCCGGTTCATACCCCACACGGAGGGCTGGGTCCTCCTCGACGACGACGTACCCCAGTGGCACACCGAGGGTCCTGAGCCCCGCTTCGAGGACGAGTGGCACCCTCTGGACCGCCTCTACGCCCCCATGCACGCCTCCGGCGGAGGTCTGGACCTCCTGGGTGTCATATCCGTCGACAGGCCGCGCAACGGCCGCCGGCCCGGCGCCTGGGGCCGTGAGGCCCTCCAGATGTACGCCTCCCAGGCCGCCATTGCGATCAGTAACGCTCGCCTGCGAGCAAACATGCAGCGCGCCCTGGTCAGGCTGGAGCGCGAACAACAGGCGCTGCGGGCCAGTGAGGAATCCTTCCGGCAGGCGTTCGAGTACGCCCCGAGCGGCATGGCCATCGCCGAGATGGGCGGGGACCAGCACGGCAGGCTGCTGCGCACCAACGACGCGCTCTGCCGGCTCCTGGGCCGCCCCGCGTCGGTCCTGCGCCGCTACTCCTTCGCCGACCTCGTCCACCCCGAGGACATCGGCACCCTGCTCCGCACGTCCGCCGAGGGCGGGCGGGCGGAGCTGCGGCTGGGGCGCAGGGACAGCACGTACCTCTGGGTCTCGCTGCGCAACTCCGTGGTCGCCGACACCACCGACGGCCCGCGTTTCCTGCTCACCCACGTCGAGGACATCGAGGAGCGCAAGCGCAACGAGCTGAACCTCGCGCACCGCGCCTCGCACGACGCGCTGACCGGCCTGCCCAACAGTGCCGAGCTCCGCTCCCGGCTCAGCGCGCGACTGTGTGAGAGGCCCCACTCGGTCACCTCCACGGCGATCGAGGCACTGGACGCGGCGTACGGCGATGTCGAGAGCCCGGCGCACGCTTACCGGATGGACGGGTACGAGGGAGAGGTGGCGCCGGGTGTCGGCCCCTACGACCACCATGTGCACATCGTGGCGCCCGATCCGGCGCACGACGACGGGACCAAGGGGCTCGCGGTGCTCTTCTGCGACCTCGACGGCTTCAAGTCCATCAACGACCGCTTCGGGCATCACGCGGGTGACGCGGTTCTCATCGAGGTCGCCCGAAGGCTCACGACCTGCGTACGGGACGGTGACACGGTCGCGCGGCTCGGGGGTGACGAATTCGTCGTCCTCGCGGACGGTCTCGGGGCCGCAGATGCCGCGGATCTGGCCGTACGATTGCGTAACGCCATCATTCCGCCCATCAGGGTGGACGGCCGGGCAGTCAGGGTCGGGGCGAGTTTCGGTATCGGCTGGGCCGAGTGCGGCATGACGGACGAAGAGGTCCTGCACTCCGCCGACCAGCGGATGTATGTGGAAAAGCGGTCCCGGTCGAAGGTTCACCGCAGAGCCGGCTGA
- a CDS encoding response regulator: protein MTPPVRILLCDDHAVVRAGLLALLGGEPDIEVVGEAGSGEEAVTLAARLAPDVVLMDLQLGPGIDGVEATRRIAAAGTGHVLVLTTYDTDADITRAIEAGATGYLLKAERPEELFAAIRAAAQGRTTLSPPVASRVMARMRSPRPALTERELDILGQLSQGLGNRDIARALFISEATVKTHLGRIYEKLGVDTRAGAVAVAKEQRLLP from the coding sequence ATGACTCCGCCCGTACGGATCCTGCTCTGCGACGACCACGCCGTCGTACGGGCCGGGCTGCTCGCCCTCCTCGGCGGCGAACCCGACATCGAGGTCGTGGGCGAGGCGGGCAGCGGGGAGGAGGCCGTGACCCTCGCCGCACGGCTCGCCCCCGACGTCGTCCTGATGGACCTCCAGCTGGGACCCGGGATCGACGGTGTCGAAGCCACCCGCCGCATCGCCGCCGCCGGGACCGGCCACGTCCTGGTCCTCACCACGTACGACACCGACGCCGACATCACCCGCGCCATCGAGGCGGGCGCCACCGGATACCTGCTGAAGGCCGAACGCCCGGAGGAGCTCTTCGCCGCGATCCGCGCCGCCGCGCAGGGCCGCACCACCCTCTCCCCACCCGTCGCCAGCCGGGTCATGGCCCGGATGCGCAGCCCCCGGCCCGCCCTGACCGAACGCGAACTCGACATCCTCGGCCAGCTGTCCCAGGGTCTCGGCAACCGCGACATCGCGCGAGCCCTCTTCATCAGCGAGGCCACCGTGAAGACCCACCTGGGACGGATCTACGAGAAACTCGGCGTGGACACCCGGGCGGGCGCGGTCGCCGTCGCCAAGGAACAGCGCCTGCTGCCCTAG
- a CDS encoding M1 family metallopeptidase — translation MHQQTAAAVRRTVPGLALLVAVLTLVSGCSVDLGGSAGTPGAAGMRDPYFPRLGNGGYDVTHYDLSLDVDPTAARLSGTAVITARATQDLSAFNLDLAGLEVRSVTVEGRPAAVNRAGSELTLRPDRAVADRLRTGSSFRTVVSYAGPPRTVTDADGSEEGWLRTTNGAVALGEPAGSMAWFPGNHHPADKASYDLRVTVPEGRSAVSNGELASRRTTGGRTTFHWRTREPMASYLATVVVGRYTVRESAAGGGLPVITAVAPDVDGASAGVLARIPEVIAWGEKRFGPYPFSSAGAVVGRRGDAGYALETQNRPFFPGPPDTGLLVHELAHQWFGNSVTPASWRDMWLNEGFATYAEWLWSADHDGVPVAESFDRAYADEANWAFPASRPPGPADLSRPPVYGRGAMVVHRIRLEMDDDEAFFRLLKGWPTAHRHGNASTADFTAYAEKASGLDLTELWDTWLHGGSRPARG, via the coding sequence GTGCATCAGCAGACAGCAGCAGCCGTACGCCGCACCGTGCCCGGCCTCGCGCTGCTGGTCGCCGTGCTCACCCTGGTCTCGGGGTGCTCCGTGGACCTCGGCGGGAGCGCGGGCACACCAGGTGCGGCAGGGATGCGCGACCCGTACTTCCCCAGGCTCGGCAACGGCGGCTACGACGTCACGCACTACGACCTGTCCCTCGACGTCGACCCGACAGCTGCACGGCTGAGCGGCACGGCCGTGATCACCGCCCGGGCGACCCAGGACCTCAGCGCCTTCAACCTGGATCTCGCCGGGCTGGAGGTCCGGTCGGTGACCGTCGAGGGCCGGCCGGCCGCCGTGAACAGGGCGGGCTCGGAGCTGACGCTGCGCCCGGACCGCGCGGTCGCCGACCGCCTCCGCACGGGCAGCAGCTTCCGCACGGTCGTGAGCTATGCCGGCCCACCCCGCACCGTGACCGACGCGGACGGCTCCGAGGAAGGCTGGCTGCGGACCACGAACGGTGCGGTCGCGCTGGGCGAGCCGGCCGGTTCCATGGCCTGGTTCCCCGGGAACCACCATCCGGCCGACAAGGCCTCGTACGACCTCAGGGTCACCGTCCCCGAGGGGCGGAGCGCCGTCTCCAACGGCGAGCTCGCGTCCCGGCGTACGACCGGGGGGCGCACGACGTTCCACTGGCGTACCCGCGAACCCATGGCGAGCTACCTCGCGACCGTCGTTGTCGGCCGCTACACGGTGCGGGAGTCGGCTGCCGGGGGCGGCCTGCCGGTGATCACCGCCGTCGCTCCGGACGTGGACGGAGCGAGCGCCGGGGTGCTGGCACGGATCCCGGAGGTCATCGCGTGGGGGGAGAAGCGGTTCGGTCCGTACCCCTTCTCCTCGGCCGGGGCGGTCGTGGGAAGGCGCGGCGACGCGGGGTACGCGCTGGAGACCCAGAACAGGCCGTTCTTCCCCGGCCCGCCGGACACGGGGCTGCTCGTCCATGAGCTGGCCCACCAGTGGTTCGGCAACTCGGTCACGCCCGCGAGCTGGCGGGACATGTGGCTCAACGAGGGCTTCGCGACGTATGCGGAGTGGCTCTGGAGCGCGGACCACGACGGCGTTCCCGTCGCGGAGAGCTTCGACAGGGCGTACGCGGACGAGGCGAACTGGGCCTTCCCGGCCTCCCGTCCGCCGGGGCCCGCCGACCTGTCCCGGCCTCCGGTGTACGGCCGGGGCGCGATGGTCGTCCACCGGATCCGGCTGGAGATGGACGACGACGAGGCGTTCTTCCGCCTCCTCAAGGGCTGGCCCACGGCTCACCGGCACGGCAACGCGTCGACGGCCGACTTCACCGCCTACGCCGAGAAGGCGTCCGGCCTGGATCTGACGGAGCTTTGGGACACCTGGCTCCACGGCGGGAGCCGGCCGGCCCGAGGCTGA
- a CDS encoding M4 family metallopeptidase — MTPHMNARRTAALTAVAAMVVVGVQTGTATAGPSSADDTASAARTTAGASALGVNTADRRGTALRAAQADASAAAESLGLGSQEELIVRDVIKDAHGTVHTRYERTYAGLPVLGGDLVTHTAADGTSKGVDKATEARIAVPSTQPGLKAAANARKVVWAGSGKPALAFETVRKGVQEDGTPSRLHLITDATTGKRLHSFEAVETGTGNSQYSGEVTLSTSQGGQGFELTDGDRGGHKTYDLNQGQTGTGTLVTDADDTWGDGTGDDRQTAAVDAHYGAAKTWDFYKSELGRDGIAGDGRAAYSRVHFGTGYVNAFWDDSCFCMTYGDGADDKSALTAIDVAGHEMSHGLTAATADLDYAGESGGLNEATSDIFGTSVEFFADNATDPGDYLIGEKIDINGDGTPLRYMDKPSKDGGSADYWDSGVGDLDVHYSSGVANHFFYLLAEGSGAKTIDGVDYDSPTADGSTVTGIGRQKAYQIWYKALSVYMTSSTDYAGARVATEKAATDLFGAGSAELAAVDAAWTGVNVK, encoded by the coding sequence ATGACCCCCCACATGAACGCCCGTCGCACCGCTGCCCTGACCGCAGTCGCCGCGATGGTCGTCGTCGGCGTCCAGACCGGTACGGCCACGGCCGGCCCCAGCAGCGCCGACGACACAGCCTCTGCCGCCCGCACCACCGCCGGGGCTTCCGCGCTCGGCGTGAACACGGCGGACCGGCGCGGCACCGCGCTGCGGGCCGCCCAGGCGGACGCCTCGGCGGCCGCCGAGTCCCTCGGGCTCGGCAGCCAGGAGGAACTGATCGTCCGTGACGTCATCAAGGACGCCCACGGCACCGTGCACACCCGCTACGAGCGCACCTACGCCGGGCTGCCGGTCCTCGGCGGCGACCTCGTCACCCACACCGCAGCGGACGGCACCTCCAAGGGCGTGGACAAGGCCACCGAAGCCCGTATCGCCGTACCTTCGACACAGCCGGGACTGAAGGCCGCGGCGAACGCGCGCAAGGTCGTCTGGGCGGGCAGCGGCAAGCCCGCGCTCGCATTCGAGACCGTCAGGAAGGGTGTCCAGGAGGACGGCACGCCCAGCCGGCTGCACCTCATCACGGACGCCACGACCGGCAAGCGCCTGCACAGCTTCGAGGCCGTGGAGACGGGCACCGGGAACAGCCAGTACAGCGGCGAGGTCACCCTCTCGACCAGCCAGGGCGGTCAGGGCTTCGAGCTGACCGACGGCGACCGGGGCGGCCACAAGACGTACGACCTGAACCAGGGCCAGACCGGCACGGGCACCCTCGTCACCGACGCCGACGACACCTGGGGCGACGGCACGGGCGACGACCGCCAGACCGCCGCCGTCGACGCCCACTACGGCGCCGCGAAGACCTGGGACTTCTACAAGTCCGAGCTGGGCCGCGACGGCATAGCCGGGGACGGCCGCGCCGCGTACTCCCGCGTCCACTTCGGCACCGGCTACGTCAACGCCTTCTGGGACGACAGCTGCTTCTGCATGACCTACGGCGACGGGGCCGACGACAAGAGCGCCCTCACCGCCATCGACGTCGCCGGCCACGAGATGAGCCACGGCCTGACCGCGGCCACCGCCGACCTCGACTACGCGGGCGAGTCCGGCGGGCTCAACGAGGCCACCAGCGACATATTCGGCACCTCCGTCGAGTTCTTCGCCGACAACGCCACCGACCCCGGTGACTACCTCATCGGCGAGAAGATCGACATCAACGGCGACGGAACCCCGCTGCGCTACATGGACAAGCCCAGCAAGGACGGCGGCTCGGCGGACTACTGGGACTCCGGCGTCGGCGACCTCGACGTGCACTACTCCTCCGGTGTCGCCAACCACTTCTTCTACCTGCTGGCGGAAGGCAGCGGCGCCAAGACCATCGACGGCGTCGACTACGACTCCCCGACCGCCGACGGCTCCACGGTCACCGGCATAGGCCGCCAGAAGGCGTACCAGATCTGGTACAAGGCGCTCTCGGTCTACATGACGTCGAGCACCGACTACGCGGGAGCCCGCGTCGCGACCGAGAAGGCGGCGACCGACCTGTTCGGGGCCGGCAGCGCCGAACTCGCCGCCGTCGACGCGGCCTGGACCGGCGTCAACGTCAAGTAA
- the arfB gene encoding alternative ribosome rescue aminoacyl-tRNA hydrolase ArfB yields the protein MGVMSGPYVIRGSVSLPEAELMWRFSRSSGPGGQHVNTSDSQVELRFDLAATDALPDVWKARALERLASRLVGGVVSVRASEHRSQWRNRETAAVRLAALLAEATAPPPKPRLKKKIPRGINERRLREKKQRGDTKRGRSGRDW from the coding sequence ATGGGTGTCATGTCCGGGCCCTATGTCATCCGCGGTTCGGTCTCCTTGCCGGAGGCCGAACTCATGTGGCGTTTCTCGCGGTCCTCCGGGCCCGGCGGTCAGCACGTCAACACGAGCGACTCCCAGGTGGAGCTCCGCTTCGACCTCGCGGCGACCGACGCCCTGCCCGACGTGTGGAAGGCCCGTGCCCTCGAACGGCTGGCGAGCCGTCTGGTCGGCGGTGTCGTGTCCGTGAGGGCCTCGGAGCACCGCTCCCAGTGGCGCAACCGCGAGACCGCCGCCGTGCGGCTCGCCGCGCTCCTGGCGGAGGCCACCGCGCCGCCTCCCAAGCCGCGTCTCAAGAAGAAGATCCCGCGCGGCATCAACGAGCGCCGGCTGCGCGAGAAGAAGCAGCGGGGCGACACGAAGCGCGGGCGCAGCGGCCGCGACTGGTAG
- a CDS encoding sensor histidine kinase has translation MHHPAADPADLAGDPDARWLAFLMHAAFFLLLGASLTRFLMRHPGESRTPWIIALSTVLAVLYLLGPVLGSRPTPRRLTWLGILVAVWMVLVVLAPSFAWCAVPLFYTGLRILPPRAALALVALLTVFVVAAQLSLATGFDPNLVLAPPAVAAVATAVFVHMQRQAARQRELAARQRELIDDLLRTRRELAATERREGTLAERQRLSMEIHDTLAQGLSSQQMLLQAADRSWDADPATARRHVLTATGIAERNLAEARRFVHDLAPADLAEGGGLEAALHALAARETAQARGSLTVRCHVEGVPATTLPDRVQSALLRIAQGALANITEHAGATVAALTLTHLGDRVVLDIADNGRGFSPGRPTPRPPDGVRGHGLPAMRARVQQLGGSLTVESAPGEGTVLSASVPLPHPATTPAPPAPEERA, from the coding sequence GTGCACCACCCCGCCGCCGACCCTGCGGACCTTGCGGGCGACCCGGACGCCCGGTGGCTGGCCTTCCTCATGCACGCCGCGTTCTTCCTGCTGCTCGGTGCCTCGCTCACGCGCTTCCTGATGCGCCACCCCGGCGAGAGCCGCACCCCCTGGATCATCGCCCTGTCGACCGTGCTCGCCGTGCTGTACCTCCTCGGCCCCGTACTCGGCTCCCGCCCCACACCCCGCCGGCTGACGTGGCTCGGGATCCTCGTCGCGGTGTGGATGGTCCTGGTCGTCCTCGCGCCGAGCTTCGCGTGGTGCGCCGTACCGCTCTTCTACACGGGGCTGCGGATCCTGCCGCCGCGCGCCGCCCTGGCACTCGTCGCACTTCTCACCGTCTTCGTCGTCGCCGCACAGCTGAGCCTCGCCACGGGCTTCGACCCGAATCTCGTCCTCGCCCCGCCCGCGGTCGCCGCCGTAGCCACCGCCGTCTTCGTCCACATGCAGCGCCAGGCCGCACGCCAGCGGGAACTGGCCGCGCGTCAGCGCGAGCTGATCGACGACCTGCTTCGCACCCGGCGGGAACTGGCCGCCACCGAACGCCGCGAAGGCACCCTCGCCGAACGCCAGCGGCTGTCCATGGAGATCCACGACACCCTGGCCCAGGGCCTCTCCAGCCAGCAGATGCTGCTTCAGGCCGCCGACCGCTCCTGGGACGCCGACCCCGCCACCGCACGGCGCCACGTCCTGACGGCGACGGGCATCGCGGAGCGCAACCTCGCCGAGGCCCGCCGCTTCGTGCACGACCTCGCTCCGGCCGACCTTGCCGAGGGCGGCGGACTGGAGGCCGCGCTGCACGCCCTCGCCGCCCGGGAGACCGCCCAGGCACGCGGCAGCCTCACCGTCCGCTGCCATGTGGAGGGCGTCCCGGCCACCACGCTCCCCGACCGGGTGCAGTCGGCCCTGCTGCGGATCGCGCAGGGCGCCCTCGCGAACATCACCGAGCACGCGGGTGCCACCGTCGCCGCGCTGACCCTGACCCACCTCGGCGACCGGGTCGTGCTCGACATCGCCGACAACGGCCGGGGATTCAGCCCCGGCCGGCCGACGCCCCGCCCGCCCGACGGCGTACGCGGTCACGGGCTGCCGGCCATGCGGGCCCGGGTCCAGCAGCTCGGCGGCTCCCTGACCGTCGAATCGGCCCCGGGCGAAGGCACGGTCCTGTCCGCCTCCGTGCCGCTGCCCCACCCCGCCACCACGCCCGCCCCACCCGCCCCGGAGGAACGCGCATGA
- a CDS encoding TerD family protein: MAVSLSKGGNVSLTKEAPGLTAVTVGLGWDVRTTTGTDFDLDASAIAVNTAGKVFSDGHFVFFNNKATPDQTIVHTGDNVTGQGEGDDEQINVNLAGLPADIDKIVFPVSIYDAEARSQNFGQVRNAFIRIINQAGGTEIARYDLSEDAATETAMVFGELYRNGAEWKFRAVGQGYASGLRGIAQDFGVNL; this comes from the coding sequence ATGGCTGTAAGCCTGTCCAAGGGCGGCAACGTCTCGCTCACCAAGGAGGCCCCGGGCCTGACCGCCGTCACGGTCGGCCTCGGCTGGGACGTCCGCACCACCACCGGCACCGACTTCGACCTCGACGCCTCGGCGATCGCGGTCAACACCGCCGGCAAGGTCTTCTCCGACGGCCACTTCGTCTTCTTCAACAACAAGGCGACGCCGGACCAGACCATCGTCCACACCGGTGACAACGTCACCGGCCAGGGCGAGGGCGACGACGAGCAGATCAACGTCAACCTCGCGGGCCTTCCGGCGGACATCGACAAGATCGTCTTCCCGGTCTCCATCTACGACGCCGAGGCTCGCAGCCAGAACTTCGGCCAGGTGCGGAACGCCTTCATCCGCATCATCAACCAGGCCGGCGGCACGGAGATCGCCCGCTACGACCTGAGCGAGGACGCCGCCACCGAGACCGCCATGGTCTTCGGCGAGCTCTACCGCAACGGCGCCGAGTGGAAGTTCCGCGCGGTCGGCCAGGGTTACGCCTCGGGCCTGCGCGGCATCGCCCAGGACTTCGGCGTCAACCTCTGA
- a CDS encoding flavin reductase family protein — protein sequence MTDDEFRAALSRLAAGVVLITAQEPPLDEHGRGEEVGMTATAFMSVSLDPPLVMVSLRNDSRMDDLLAEQPLWAVSVLTDGQRQIAGRFAMKGRISDRLLFEDIPCIRGEVTGAPLVGGALTTLECRTEQRVLAGDHTLVIGRVLTASVPSADGEPLTYFKGRYRQLG from the coding sequence GTGACCGACGACGAATTCCGTGCCGCCCTGTCCCGCCTGGCCGCCGGCGTGGTTCTGATCACCGCGCAGGAGCCGCCGCTCGACGAGCACGGCCGGGGCGAGGAGGTGGGGATGACGGCGACCGCCTTCATGTCGGTCTCTCTGGACCCGCCGCTGGTCATGGTGAGCCTGCGCAACGACTCCCGGATGGACGACCTGCTGGCGGAACAGCCCCTGTGGGCCGTGTCCGTGCTGACCGACGGACAGCGGCAGATCGCCGGACGGTTCGCCATGAAGGGACGGATCAGCGACCGCCTGCTGTTCGAGGACATCCCCTGCATACGGGGCGAGGTCACCGGAGCACCCCTGGTCGGCGGGGCGCTGACCACCCTGGAGTGCCGCACGGAGCAGCGCGTACTCGCCGGCGACCACACCCTGGTGATCGGCCGGGTCCTGACGGCGTCGGTGCCGAGCGCGGACGGCGAGCCCCTGACGTACTTCAAGGGCCGCTACCGGCAGCTGGGCTGA
- a CDS encoding pentapeptide repeat-containing protein has translation MGGMARTGNRSAKGAGARTGVAEARRPEVRLPSLVAYDGEGLEPDGDYDGVRFEETDLADASGPGARFLDCELRGCALDRTELVRARFIDSVLTGVRGVGADLAGASLRDVEVVDARLGGVQLHGAVLERVLVRGGKIDYLNLRKARLKDVVFEGCVLSEPDFGEAQLVRVEFRDCVLKRADFSSVRMESVDLRTVAELDIARGVERLAGAVISPSQLMELAPAFAAQIGVRVEA, from the coding sequence ATGGGGGGCATGGCACGTACAGGCAACAGGAGCGCCAAGGGCGCGGGTGCGAGGACCGGGGTGGCGGAGGCGCGGCGGCCGGAGGTGCGGCTGCCCTCCCTCGTCGCCTACGACGGTGAGGGGCTGGAGCCCGACGGGGACTACGACGGTGTGCGGTTCGAGGAGACGGATCTGGCCGACGCGTCGGGTCCCGGAGCGCGCTTCCTGGACTGCGAGCTGCGCGGATGTGCCCTGGACCGCACGGAGCTGGTGCGGGCCAGATTCATCGACTCGGTGCTTACGGGGGTGCGGGGCGTGGGCGCCGATCTCGCGGGGGCGTCGCTGCGGGATGTGGAGGTCGTCGACGCGCGGCTGGGCGGGGTGCAGCTGCACGGTGCGGTGCTGGAGCGGGTGCTCGTGCGGGGCGGGAAGATCGATTACCTGAATCTGCGCAAAGCACGGCTGAAGGACGTCGTGTTCGAGGGGTGTGTGCTGTCGGAGCCGGATTTCGGGGAGGCACAGCTGGTGCGGGTGGAGTTCCGGGACTGTGTGCTGAAGCGCGCCGACTTCAGTTCCGTCCGGATGGAGTCGGTCGATCTGCGGACGGTTGCCGAGCTGGACATCGCGCGGGGTGTCGAGCGGCTGGCGGGGGCGGTGATCAGCCCGTCCCAGCTGATGGAGCTGGCTCCGGCGTTCGCGGCGCAGATCGGGGTGCGGGTGGAGGCGTAG
- a CDS encoding GlcG/HbpS family heme-binding protein, which yields MKKISLRTRVLTGAVAAAALGAGTFGAMSANASAPAAAPAAAVKADASDRNLQQSTHLTVAAATKAAQAALDAAKKENQRISVAVVDRNGNTLVTLRGDGAGPQSPESAVKKAYTAVSWNAPTSELVKRLEQAPNLKDIPGTLFLGGGSPVQVKGAPVAGIGVAGAPSGDLDEKFAAAGVAAVSK from the coding sequence ATGAAGAAGATCTCGCTGCGCACCCGTGTCCTGACCGGTGCCGTCGCCGCCGCAGCCCTCGGCGCCGGTACCTTCGGCGCGATGTCCGCGAACGCGTCCGCCCCGGCCGCCGCGCCCGCCGCCGCCGTGAAGGCCGACGCCTCCGACCGGAATCTCCAGCAGTCCACCCACCTGACCGTCGCTGCCGCCACCAAGGCCGCGCAGGCCGCCCTGGACGCCGCCAAGAAGGAGAACCAGCGCATCTCGGTGGCCGTCGTCGACCGCAACGGCAACACGCTCGTCACCCTGCGCGGCGACGGTGCGGGCCCGCAGTCCCCCGAGTCCGCCGTGAAGAAGGCGTACACGGCGGTCTCATGGAACGCGCCCACCTCCGAGCTGGTCAAGCGCCTGGAGCAGGCTCCCAACCTGAAGGACATCCCCGGCACGCTGTTCCTCGGGGGCGGCTCGCCCGTGCAGGTCAAGGGCGCTCCGGTGGCGGGTATCGGCGTGGCCGGCGCCCCGAGCGGCGACCTCGACGAGAAGTTCGCGGCGGCCGGCGTCGCTGCCGTCTCGAAGTAA